GAATAATATAGTAAAAActctttaataaataaatgaattattatactaGTTAAATTtctatcttttttttattttttttggtaaaaaaaaagagacaaaaaaaaggtaGAATTGTTAAAAGTCTTAATTATCCAAAACTTTGAGGTCTTATTGATGCtgacagaaaaaaaaagttgtATTTAAACCGAATAAATCAAGAGGATGTGtctttaataataccaTATGGTTTAGTATAAACATCCTCTGCTTCTCCTACATGACTAGTACCTTTCACCTTATAAGTACTAACTGCTGGAATATTAGCTTTAATCGTAGTAACTTTTGTTTTATAAGCTCTTGgttcaatttttattagagtATGCAATGGAATAGATACCCAAGGAGATTGTTCTTGAGGAATATTCATATAATATGCGTATATACATCTCAATACAGCTTGATGTGTTAtgatcaatatattttcttggcGTTCTAATTCCATAATCACTGGTTCCAATCGTAATGCAACATCTCTATACGATTCACCACCACGATATCTAAATTCGTATTTGTTTTCATCTCTTGCTTGGAAATCATCTggatatttttcttcaatttcttcataaGTCATACCATCACAAATCCCAGCatctaattcatctaaTGCTCTCCATTGAAGTTTTTTATTGGTTAAATATTGTGCTGTTTGTTGAGTTCTTTTCAAAGTAGAAGTCCAAACCAcaatatctttttctttcaaaccTGCACTTTCTTTAACAATAGCTGgtaattttgaagaatatttCTCACCTCTTTTACTCAAGAGTGAATCTCCACCAATCTTTTGCTCCAAATTATAAAGAGATTCCCCATGTCTTGATAACCAAATACATCTGGGTTTCAAATCCAagtttaagatgtaaaaGACAATCTTACTTTGTAAATAcgtttgtattttattgattAGTATTTCTTTGGAACCACTGTTGAGTTTTACAAAAGTTAGATCCgaatctttttcaaaatccAGAGGttcataatttttcttgaatttattaatattttccataACTTTTTGCTTTGCTTCTAATGGATCCATATGTTTATATTCAATGGATTTACGACCCATATCTTTGACATTACATTGAACgaaatcttcatcttcagaCCAGCTTTCAACAAAGATTGGTtggatattatttttttgacaaaattcaataatgcTTCTCCTTCTATTACTTGTAATGTTTGTATCATCCAATACAGCAATAACACCATTTTCTGATTGGAaccattttctaatttgtTCAAGAGCCTGCTCCTCAAtaacttcttcatcttcatcttcgtCATTTGATTCGACACCTTCATTAATTACACCAGTGTTCTTATTAAACTCTAAGGCATGTGGGCTAAGATGACCGCATTTCCTTCTAAAATCAGCAAAGGTAAAACATTTAGCCTTTATAGATAACCAGGATAAATACCCTACTAATTTTTGAGAAATGAATGTCTTACCCCTAGCTGGCAAACCAACCATTACCACACAGATCCTATGATCTGTTGGGTTACTAATCTTATAAAATGCCATACTTTAACTAATTGCTTTTTTAATATCCCCTTACTATTTCCCAATGATAGGCCTTTTTTTTgctatcttttttttattttttttagaattgtTACTTagcaaaaatataatatttaactaaCAAATTGGTAATCTGTTTACACTTTCAATTTGTgtttattagtattattattattctttttttttttttttgttctaatgtatttatttttagaaacaAGCAATATACCACGAAACCTCAGTTTAACACGACCAGTATTGAAAGTACTTTGATCACTTTGACGCTCTTGTAGTCAACCCTTTTTAGCATCTACtaaacattttaaaatgaCTATCTTCTAATAGGTTACCCCAGAATTAAAATCTCTAATCACCCCAAACTATAAATTCTGGAAAGCCGATTCTCGAGTGGGAAATGTCGTTGCAAATGTCAGATTCCAGATTTGGCTCCTTCAATTTGCAATGAAATTTGATATTCGATAAGCGATTTCCAGGCCATTCAAAATTCGGTTTTGAGTTTACAAAAGATGACAGTACAGGCCGGATCGGACACAAAATACAGAATAAAAGAGAATAATAGGGAATAATAAGGACTAATAAGGAGTGGGTTGTGACTATATGATGCTAAAAACGTTGACCATACTTAGTTCAATTTACCTAATTGTAGATTGTTTTTACAAACATTTTATCTATCTTAAATGAACTTGCAAATGCCCCCATTGTCAACAACCAAGATTTCATAGGTTTtagttaaaaattttcattacaTATGCATTGTTATTCTAAACAGGTAagatatatctatatatgaTAATTCCAGGCATTCACTGCAAAGATATCGGATGTCTTTTGATCTACTTGTAAGAAAGTTATATAAGCCCGATTTTTCGTTCATTCAAACTTTTATTGCGGCGTATCTACCATCATAGGCACGCTTGCCCGCGATATATGCACAGATTCGTTTAAAGCCGTCTATTGGCACCTGAGAATGCTCTGTAACGTCCTTAGGGACATGATTATTCTCTTGAGAGGAGGTAGGATTGGTTGTAGGGGTAGTATTTATGGCTGCCAAATCCTGTTGAGAGATTTCAATTACGGTCCCATCAATACCACAAACAATGTCATGAGTTTGGCCCTTTGTAGTATTATTTGCCGAGGTTTCATTTTCACCTAAGCTTCTTTCCATTTCTAGAGCTCGAACGTTTGTCTTGATTAAATCGATTAGTCCATTAATATAATTGGTACGAACTTCGGTTTCATGTAGAGCATCTGTTTcgaaataataaagacattgatttaataactCAAGCATTAACTGACAACTTTGAATGTTATCCATGAGAGAATCTGCCAGTCTTAAAGAACGTTGTAAACATTCCATAATACGCTTTTTATTCAAGTTATTTTCAGGATTAACAATATCATATTCTTGTACCTCATCGAAAAAATTCAGTTTTGTTGGCCACCATAAATGAgaacaataatataatgCTCTACATTGTTCTtgtttctttaataatttcgaTGCATGCAAAGTGCATCTGATAATCAAAGATTCATAACGTGACTCCTCATATAACGATCTTGTACGATGCAATGTTTGAGTTAAATAAACTAAAGATTGATATTCTAACTTCGATGAACCTAACGCCTCTTCAAAGATAGAGAACGATTGAGATAAGAAATCATATGAAATTTCACTATATTTCATCTGATCTGCTAATAATGCAGtttgtaaatttaatttaaatgacAAGTCTGCAATTTCCGGATTATTAGTTGACAAAGATATTTTGGCTAACtcatttaaaaatcttGCGGTATATTTGAATGTTtgattaattattttaataaattgtgGATCAGCAGAAGACTCTTCATCCTTATCATTTATTGTTTCGAAGTTCAAGATATAACATTGTCTAATTATCCTCCATAAATTGGTGATAAGAATTGGATatgtaaatttaatattctcTCCTCCTTTAAAGTACCAATTTCTAAAtgttaaaattaattttagaattttttcaatatcatccACATCAtgattctttaataaatcttcaatGGGGATTAGAGTATTAAACATTTTCgttatattttcttgttcttcCATTTTGAAATAGATATGCTTTTGAAATTGTAAGATATTCATTTGATCTCTAAGGATTTTACGATCTTGTACTAATTGTTGGGAACTGGCTATGTTGTTAGCATGTGTATTAGATTTGGAGTGTGGTCCATTGTCTTTTAAATGAGTTACATTTGTGTTTTTTGAGTATGACTTTAAAGTTGAGTCCTTTCCCAAAGTGGATGAATGTGTAACCTCCTGTTTAGGTGGATGAGAATTAGTACGGTGATTGATAGAATCGTCTTGAGAACTTGGACGTGATGTTCGATCAAActcttttaattgttcACCAATAGTCTTATTCGATTGTTGATCTTGTTCATTCGTTGGCAAATGGTTTAGCTTAGAACTGACTGGTTCAACTTTCTTTactattttatctttagaTAAAGTAATTTCTGGTTTGGGCAAATCCTTCAATAAAGGTGTGAAAATTGTTAATATAACTCCTAACTTTTGAGAAGTATCAATGTTTGAATTTTCTGTTTTATATTGTTCATCAAATATGGAGAAGTTATTGGAAAGTACAATTTTGGACAATAAgagatttaataattgcCTATTGTATAAAGGATTGCCATCATCTACACTATTGGTTATGATTGTCCTATATGGATCTGAATAGATTAGTAGATTTATAATCAGTGAACTTTTTTCACTTAATGATgagaatttaatattttcaaatgctaacaaagaaattacatcatttttaataacatttttatcatctttCACCAAAATATCTCCACTGAAAATCATGacaaaaattttgaaaagagtggataaattcttcaatttatttggtAATGAAGTCACAACTAACTGTATAATACTTTCTAAAAGTGTAATATATTGGTGTAAAGagatatttaattctttttcattaatggTATGCAAATAACtccaaaatatttggaaaatttctTGCCCATCAGAATCAGAAAGAATATTAGTATCTTTTGCGATACtcttttttgatttttcttcaatagaAACTTTTTCAAGGCCTTTAGTAATACATTCATTTTCTTGAGGTTTGGCACCATTCCCTTGTAGATTTAGAGTGACAATCAATTTTGAAACAATTCTTCCAATAGGTGTTGATGGTAACAAGTTCAAAGTTGAActtaataatgattctaaAGTAGACCTATGATAATTTGAGggaaaaatttgaaataatgcttcaaataaatactCCTGAGAAAATGGATCATGAGATTGAATGATATTGTTTAGAATTCTTGGTAATACAGTCTTCTTATAAATATCTAGACTTTTGTTTAGTTTTTCCTTATTggtttcatcatcattatcaatatgctgatcaattaaaattgcTTTAATTTCAACCAATTGTGAAGataccattatttttaattgatttctTTGCTTTAATCTTAATCGTTTTTCATCAAATGAGCCAATATGTTGTAACCTAACCCAGAGTTTATtcatttcttcaaaatttgataaaataaatgaacaattttcaataatataatgggatttgatcaattgattttttgtACCATTATATAGGTAATATCTTACAAATAGACCTCTTATTGGATGTTGCTCACATCTTGTCATTTCGGTTAAATCTTTCAAGATTTCATAATATGGCACATCTTTACATTGTAAAAGACAAATACCGACAGtaatcattaaataaagtCTTGGTATTACATTACCAATGTATTGAGTATAGTCATAGACCTCTACCAAATCTAAATCcatagttttatttttcaataataaatatttagaaagaGGTGACAATGACTCGATACATAAGGattgaattttataatattgttCTAATGACCAGACtgaatttcttaaaaataataaaaaatttgttgcatgtttaaaagatttgataatttcatttctttttagaCATCTTTGCATTAGAATAGTTTCTTGTTTTATAATTGATTGAACATATTCAAAATGTTCAGTGTTTGCCATTGCTATTTTTATGACTGTTTAATTGTTGTGCTatgtttaaaaaaatattttattttaatatgatGAACTCAAAGTTTATAGGGGTGGCTTGTGAGAGGAGTTAAGAGATATTTATACTTCAAGCTGGAACCGTATAGccaataattaaataaactCCCTTTCAGATAAAATTTACCTCGCCAATTCACTACTAATGATTGAATAACAAGTCTATCTTTAATACtgattaaaatattacttaaaaaaaatacttttaagTATCTATAGAATTAAGGAAATTCGAtcatttcttctttattgaAATCTACAATTGGAATTTCCgggaaattgaaaaataccTAAATTTGTTAACGtagttaaaatataaaaaaaagagttaTACGGGGTTCGAATAGTTAATTTGATAGAATGTTaagttttataataaatcaaagtTTAATTATAGATAGATACGTTAAAATAAGGAAATCCAAGAACACTTTGAATATATCGGCAAATAATGAACGAAAATCGTAACAATAGTACAAATAGTAAGAATGAAATTGATAGATTAGTAAATAAGATATTTAAGAATCAGAATAGCACAAAATCAAATGAGATTCTTAAAGAAATCtattctaataatgaatatatcAGGAATATTCAACTAAgcaaattaattaaattaaacgatattaaatttcaacGGAAAACTGTGCTGCCGATGAATGATttgtatataaaatattataatgcAAGTgattatgaaaataataatttacaaagaGAAGCAGAAATCATTGATCGTGACTTACGAATAATAGAACTGACTATCCAATCAATAAAggaaaataacaatattaacgaaaataatagaaatgaTATTACTAATGCAAATATAACTAAATAAAACTAATGCCAATAAATTATGCtaagagaaaaataagtatgaatatgtatatatatatgtataattagctagatatatattttgcTAGCCGCCAAAAGTAAACTACAAATGATTGAGCTATTATCACAAACAGCATGATTAGAATTTCCATTCAGAATTAAGTACTGTCAGTAAATCTTGTAAATTCATAGCGTGTGATAATGGctcttcattaataattaactTGGCATATAATTTATGATACGAATGGTAGTCTATTTCTTTGAAcatttttctatttaatGCATGCTTATTAGTTAGATCGGATATCAGCTGATGAGAATGAGAACTTAAAGGATGCTGAATTTGACTTGAAGAATGATGTTTATgatgtttttgttttactTTTCTAGGCGATAGCCATTTTTCCCGTTTCATTTTGAACAATGTTTCACCTTGAGTGAATGGCTTATTTTGATGTTTAGACTTTATCCTCAAGATTTGACAATCTTCGACCAAATCCAATGGGGAAACAATAACAGTATGATTTTCATATTCGTATTCATTTTTCAGCCTAACATCAAACGGATAGGATATATGATGATTCTCAAATTGTTCAGACCCAATTGTACCGGTTCCCTTACTAGGGAAActatttttacttttggAAGTACTGATCGTACTAATGGCGTCTGAAAAATCGGTATTTGAGTGAAGGATACTAATTGgaatttgattattattattttttgaaggAACacttgtattattttctacttcttttgtttcaatttttctaattgagggagttaaattaatattaggCAATGAATTGTTTATATAATCACTCGagtttctatttttaattggaaTTGATACAACAGTtgcttttgaaatttgtgAATTATCTGCTacatttgataattttttattgaagtATGCCTTTACTATTGGATCAGTTAGTGAAGAATTCGTAGTAactgaatttgaatttgcatttgaatttgaagcTGAATTCGAACGTTTCTTGGAATCAGAACTATTTGATAAGTTTAAACCTCTACTTGTCGTATTTTGCCTTTTTGATAAAGtatgaaataattttgattttgatttactattattttcatcgTCTACAgttttttgcttttttgatgcttttttattattgaatagtTTTGAGGTCCAATTGAATATTACTTTAATTACTTTACCAGGCGTTTTCAATCTCTCCATGACTGGAATTTTTAGTAAATAGATTGTCTGTctcttatatatttttttttgttattatttttcttaaaaccTTTTAGTTTTTATGAGTCTATTTTAGAATAAATCTTGGTCCATGAATtgtatttataattatatatataatgcACTTTAACGCGGATACCAGAAGTACCTTGAAGATTTATgggataataataatatatattattaatgctAATATATTTACCAATTTGTTGTTTGAAATgtgtttttaaaatcagCAAATATTTCTGCcacaaaaagaaaagaaggtAGCTTGATTTAAGAATGCTATCAAGCAAAACACTAACAAACtattcaaatgattcaaaatataaatataatctatgtattcaaaatattgctATAACAATCTAATGACAAATTGACttgaaaaatacaatatcaaataataacaataataattgcaGAAACAATTCAATGTACTTGAAAATGGTATTAGTAAATTCTAATTGGTCTTCAGCTTGGATAGAATCTGTCACACAATGAAATAAAACAGTCAACTAAATTCAGATTGgtataatgatattaattataagTCGAGTAAATGATTAATAGAcgaagataaaaaaaaacaacgACAAGAAATTGGAATAAAAAGTAATGCATGCTACTAAagttaaagaaatttaacCAAGCTCAGTGAATAAAATGCAtgtttaaagaaatttaaagtttaaacaaaatagaGCCATGTGCCTAAAAAAGGATAGAATTATTCAATGGAAAGTTCCAATTCTTTCAGATAATTCTTGCATTAATcggataaaaaaaaaatactaatgaATGAGCACTGATAAACATATCATTAAAAGGAATAaaccaagaaaaaataaccAATTAGGTCAAGCCTAAGCCTAGACCTTGATCAATTCACTATAAAAGTGTTGCCAACTCTTTGAATATCATACGAagctaaaaatattgaatattccATAGTTTCACAATATTCTCGATGGTGCTGTTCACATTATAACCATGGATACACACCCTCTTTCTATTTCTCCCTCGTATATACATTCACACAAGTATCATAGGGTTGCTGTGCCATTACTTGAAGTAATATCATTACCACTTGAAGTAACCAATGTATCTGTCCTGCTTTTATAGGCAAGCAAACGTTTATCCTTGAAATACTTGACTGCTGTGTTACCAGTAgtatttttgttaaaaatgCTAAGAAAAACTTTCTGACTGCTTATCCATATACTCCCTAATCAAGCAATTAgagatattattaatgtcATCATACATTACAATTAACCTTATTGGGCAAAATGTTCCAGGCTGTTCTAGGCCAACATTTTCCTACAGGACCACTATTTCTGACTTTACCCGCTAATGGTGCGGCACAATTGTATGTCCGTAATGGGCAAGAGCGAAGAAGTCTTCTTTCTAATTTGTGCCTGATGATATAGGCCAATTTGTGATGAAATAAAGGTATCGCCCTTACGTTTCCTTAGAGTGTGGGGAGCAAAAGTTGCAATATTGCATATCTATCCTGGACAAAAACACGATAttcttttctaaaattgTTAAAGACCagttaatattatattaattaagtAGTAtactaaaaaataaaggaaATGAAGAGTGCTTAAAAGTGTTCGTCTATCTTTATTAGCAATCCCTGGATTAAAGTCAAGGCGAGCCAGTAGTAACCTTTCTTGAAATGGTAATTCATCGTAAAAGTCAAGTAATAAACGTGATGTTATTATAAAAGAACCAGTCTTGCTTGCTCTACAACTCTTTGGCGTAATAGCTGGTTAGTTTCccaaaaagagaaaaaaaagccaAAACAATTGAGAAAAAAGAGCATATTATGTGCTGTATTCTAATTAGATGCCCTTAAAGGGTTATAAGATTGTTTGGGATCCCCTCAACTAGTTGGGTAAACTTTTACTACTTCTTGACATGCCTAGAAAACATTCTTGAGGAAAACGTAACTAGAGTATATGAAACAAGCCAAATTGctgtaataaatatttaaaactcATAGAAACATCTACATTCCGATCAACCACAGactttgaaatttcaattaatatttctttttcttttctttttatttttttcatatatagAAATGTAAAAGAAGTTTTACAAGcttttctattttctcttttgaactatttattttttttttttttttttttttgtatttgttCTGTATTGTCTCAACtctaattaataattcattagctatatattgataaagtttattaacgattatttttttgttgtcttgaaatatatcctcaaaaataagaaaaaaattgatattaaatagTGGTTCCCtcaaagaaagaaaagaatgACAAAAAAAGAGAACACCAAAACATTGATATGCTACGCTTTGTTGCTATATTATTGTCCATTAAGCAAAAAAGGAGCATAgcaaatattcaattactattaaataatgaatcgTTTCTTCGTATATTAGTACTACGATAAGATATTATCAATCTTGATTAATGCCGATCTTGACGGAGAATGACAGATGTTCCCCAATATGGTAAGAATTCCTCGGATTCATTCCGATCTgtaaaaatgatgatatcTGGCATTTTTTTGTGTATTCTAGGTTTACATTACCAAGTATTATCCAGAATATGTTGGTCATTAGTTAACCCATTAGTAGAATCATCTCTTAATTTTAATGCAATCTTGTAAATACCGTAACTTAATCCGTCATGACAAGTAGATCCAATTAGAGCTCCCCAGTTTCTGGaagtaatattatttcgTCTTATACTATAGTAATTTTCTAACGATGGCAGGATCAAAATATCCAATTCAATATCGAATTTcatatcttcttcaatagGTAATATcccaaatatattatttgtgtTGTTGATATTGACTGGTGTCATCTTAAATTTCATctcatcaatttttttatccgTGCTAGAGAATTTGTTAATATTGTTTAGGGTGAAGCCACAATGTATTAAAGCTAAGATCGGATCAGTGTCATCGGTATAGATATCACACCCccatatttcattattatttgaccTTGGCGAGTTTATATCATCTCTATTCATCGAACTTATATAATCTTCgtaatttatctttattgttattatctTGTTGATATCATTTGTATTTAAGTTTGGTAAAAAAGGTCTTGGCAATGTATAATCGTACCCAAATCCGTTTCTAACTTCCAATTCTCTCTGTTTGGAATTATTAAGTTCATCCtcaatattgaaaaaaccAGTTTTAAAGGGATGATAAAAAAGTGTACCTAAATTTTGATTCTCTTGATCACCTACCTTCTTATATTTGCTAGCcacaaaatttaatacattactattatttataaaagtaaaattatcaatttcattattccTTGCCCCGCCATTTTCCATTCGATTATCAAGATCATTGGGTAAAATATGAAGATGATCATGGGGCCGACTTATATTATTGGCACTATTAGCACTATTCAAAATAGTGGcttgtaaatttaaaatttcattttgagTTTGTCTATATTGTGCTTGATATTCCGATTGTGCTTGCACTTGTGATTGTACATGAGCCTGTACTTGGGCATCAACTTGTTGATATGATATTGGGCCTTGCATATTcggaaaataaaataaaaaaaaaacaattaaaaatataaaagtttcaaattatatatcgttgtatatattttttaatcttttaattatGAATAATTCTTATCTCTTTGTTTTTACTCCTTTtagtattaaaaaattcgattttattttttccacTTAGTTACTGAACCCTCCCTTTGAAATTTAGTCAAATAGTTTCTCTCGCTCTAAGTTTATTCTAAATTAGTTTATTTACCTTCTTATTGtgaaaaagaattcaagaatttaattctCCGAGAAATCCCTGTTAATCCGTACACCGTCTTTTAGTTTTTCGgtttttcatatttttcaatttttcaattttttcaaatttctaAAGTGAGTAAATTTCTGGAAGCACGTGATGCTATCTTCGACATCCTCCTAAAGTTGCGTCgcttttttttcccttaGTTTATCTGTTTTCTTTCGGTCCTTCTAGACTCCTTCTAACTTTGTAGGCAGACAATTGTTTCAAGTTCTGTCTAGAGAATTTCCAATAGAGGGAGATACTCTCAACGATTTCTTTCTAAATTCCATTTCCAGTCTTATCCTTCAAACTTCCTTCTGGCTAGAACTGTTGTAACAAAATAATGCCTCTATGTATCATTCTACGAGATAGGCGTCAAATGACCAAAATATCACCAAATTGATGGATATACTTGAAAAGTACCCTATACATATTTGAGGCGTACTTGGATTATATAGAATTTGTCAAGATCAAATCGACAAAGACAGGACAAAATGGCTGGTTTAAAGGACGTTGTTACTCGTGAATACACCATTAACATGCACAAAAGAGTATGTACATTTGAAATCTTTGAAATAATGCATAGAAAATAAGCATTAGCTTATTCACCTAAACAAACATAATTATGCATGAAAATAAGCg
This genomic stretch from Henningerozyma blattae CBS 6284 chromosome 1, complete genome harbors:
- the FBP26 gene encoding fructose-2,6-bisphosphatase (similar to Saccharomyces cerevisiae FBP26 (YJL155C); ancestral locus Anc_1.192) — translated: MAFYKISNPTDHRICVVMVGLPARGKTFISQKLVGYLSWLSIKAKCFTFADFRRKCGHLSPHALEFNKNTGVINEGVESNDEDEDEEVIEEQALEQIRKWFQSENGVIAVLDDTNITSNRRRSIIEFCQKNNIQPIFVESWSEDEDFVQCNVKDMGRKSIEYKHMDPLEAKQKVMENINKFKKNYEPLDFEKDSDLTFVKLNSGSKEILINKIQTYLQSKIVFYILNLDLKPRCIWLSRHGESLYNLEQKIGGDSLLSKRGEKYSSKLPAIVKESAGLKEKDIVVWTSTLKRTQQTAQYLTNKKLQWRALDELDAGICDGMTYEEIEEKYPDDFQARDENKYEFRYRGGESYRDVALRLEPVIMELERQENILIITHQAVLRCIYAYYMNIPQEQSPWVSIPLHTLIKIEPRAYKTKVTTIKANIPAVSTYKVKGTSHVGEAEDVYTKPYGIIKDTSS
- the BLS1 gene encoding Bls1p (similar to Saccharomyces cerevisiae YLR408C; ancestral locus Anc_4.273); the encoded protein is MNENRNNSTNSKNEIDRLVNKIFKNQNSTKSNEILKEIYSNNEYIRNIQLSKLIKLNDIKFQRKTVLPMNDLYIKYYNASDYENNNLQREAEIIDRDLRIIELTIQSIKENNNINENNRNDITNANITK
- the RXT3 gene encoding Rxt3p (similar to Saccharomyces cerevisiae RXT3 (YDL076C); ancestral locus Anc_4.271), which translates into the protein MQGPISYQQVDAQVQAHVQSQVQAQSEYQAQYRQTQNEILNLQATILNSANSANNISRPHDHLHILPNDLDNRMENGGARNNEIDNFTFINNSNVLNFVASKYKKVGDQENQNLGTLFYHPFKTGFFNIEDELNNSKQRELEVRNGFGYDYTLPRPFLPNLNTNDINKIITIKINYEDYISSMNRDDINSPRSNNNEIWGCDIYTDDTDPILALIHCGFTLNNINKFSSTDKKIDEMKFKMTPVNINNTNNIFGILPIEEDMKFDIELDILILPSLENYYSIRRNNITSRNWGALIGSTCHDGLSYGIYKIALKLRDDSTNGLTNDQHILDNTW
- the TBLA0A06290 gene encoding uncharacterized protein (similar to Saccharomyces cerevisiae YLR407W; ancestral locus Anc_4.272), giving the protein MERLKTPGKVIKVIFNWTSKLFNNKKASKKQKTVDDENNSKSKSKLFHTLSKRQNTTSRGLNLSNSSDSKKRSNSASNSNANSNSVTTNSSLTDPIVKAYFNKKLSNVADNSQISKATVVSIPIKNRNSSDYINNSLPNINLTPSIRKIETKEVENNTSVPSKNNNNQIPISILHSNTDFSDAISTISTSKSKNSFPSKGTGTIGSEQFENHHISYPFDVRLKNEYEYENHTVIVSPLDLVEDCQILRIKSKHQNKPFTQGETLFKMKREKWLSPRKVKQKHHKHHSSSQIQHPLSSHSHQLISDLTNKHALNRKMFKEIDYHSYHKLYAKLIINEEPLSHAMNLQDLLTVLNSEWKF
- the TBLA0A06270 gene encoding vacuolar protein sorting-associated protein 35 (similar to Saccharomyces cerevisiae VPS35 (YJL154C); ancestral locus Anc_1.193), whose protein sequence is MANTEHFEYVQSIIKQETILMQRCLKRNEIIKSFKHATNFLLFLRNSVWSLEQYYKIQSLCIESLSPLSKYLLLKNKTMDLDLVEVYDYTQYIGNVIPRLYLMITVGICLLQCKDVPYYEILKDLTEMTRCEQHPIRGLFVRYYLYNGTKNQLIKSHYIIENCSFILSNFEEMNKLWVRLQHIGSFDEKRLRLKQRNQLKIMVSSQLVEIKAILIDQHIDNDDETNKEKLNKSLDIYKKTVLPRILNNIIQSHDPFSQEYLFEALFQIFPSNYHRSTLESLLSSTLNLLPSTPIGRIVSKLIVTLNLQGNGAKPQENECITKGLEKVSIEEKSKKSIAKDTNILSDSDGQEIFQIFWSYLHTINEKELNISLHQYITLLESIIQLVVTSLPNKLKNLSTLFKIFVMIFSGDILVKDDKNVIKNDVISLLAFENIKFSSLSEKSSLIINLLIYSDPYRTIITNSVDDGNPLYNRQLLNLLLSKIVLSNNFSIFDEQYKTENSNIDTSQKLGVILTIFTPLLKDLPKPEITLSKDKIVKKVEPVSSKLNHLPTNEQDQQSNKTIGEQLKEFDRTSRPSSQDDSINHRTNSHPPKQEVTHSSTLGKDSTLKSYSKNTNVTHLKDNGPHSKSNTHANNIASSQQLVQDRKILRDQMNILQFQKHIYFKMEEQENITKMFNTLIPIEDLLKNHDVDDIEKILKLILTFRNWYFKGGENIKFTYPILITNLWRIIRQCYILNFETINDKDEESSADPQFIKIINQTFKYTARFLNELAKISLSTNNPEIADLSFKLNLQTALLADQMKYSEISYDFLSQSFSIFEEALGSSKLEYQSLVYLTQTLHRTRSLYEESRYESLIIRCTLHASKLLKKQEQCRALYYCSHLWWPTKLNFFDEVQEYDIVNPENNLNKKRIMECLQRSLRLADSLMDNIQSCQLMLELLNQCLYYFETDALHETEVRTNYINGLIDLIKTNVRALEMERSLGENETSANNTTKGQTHDIVCGIDGTVIEISQQDLAAINTTPTTNPTSSQENNHVPKDVTEHSQVPIDGFKRICAYIAGKRAYDGRYAAIKV